The Felis catus isolate Fca126 chromosome X, F.catus_Fca126_mat1.0, whole genome shotgun sequence genome includes a region encoding these proteins:
- the LOC493964 gene encoding melanoma antigen MAGE (The RefSeq protein has 1 substitution compared to this genomic sequence), which produces MPRGQKSKLRAREKRHQARIEAQRAQDAQATAAEEEQPSTSSFSPSRGSAQSQDEEKPSTSQAQPNTGRYHRTPLDDKAILLVQFLLRKYNMREPITQEDMIKHVIKKHKVHFREILRKASELMVLAFGIDLKEVDPTRHHYALISKLQRTNDDRLRGEEIMPQTGLLMTVLCVIFMKGNCATEKDMWEVLNVMGIYANKKHFIYGDPKKLITEVWVQERYLLYRQVSNSNPPCREFLWGPRAYAETSKMKVLEFLATVHDTVPSAFPSWYEEALQDEEERAQARFTAQVHTGALATGPSMANSGSFSHLY; this is translated from the coding sequence ATGCCTCGGGGGCAAAAGAGTAAGCTTCGTGCCCGTGAGAAACGCCATCAGGCCCGGATCGAGGCTCAGCGTGCCCAGGATGCTCAGGCCACTGCAGCAGAGGAAGAACAGccctccacttcctccttttctccttctggtgGTAGTGCCCAGAGCCAAGATGAGGAAAAACCAAGCACCTCTCAGGCACAACCCAACACTGGTCGTTACCATAGAACCCCTCTAGATGACAAGGCAATTCTATTGGTGCAATTCCTGCTGCGCAAGTATAACATGAGGGAGCCCATAACACAGGAAGACATGATTAAGCATGTCATCAAAAAGCACAAGGTGCATTTCCGTGAGATTCTCAGGAAAGCCTCTGAGCTAATGGTGCTGGCCTTTGGCATTGATCTGAAGGAAGTCGACCCTACCAGGCACCACTATGCCCTTATCAGCAAATTGCAGCGCACCAATGATGACAGGCTGAGGGGTGAAGAAATCATGCCCCAGACCGGCCTCTTGATGACCGTCCTCTGTGTGATCTTCATGAAGGGCAACTGTGCCACTGAAAAGGATATGTGGGAAGTGCTTAATGTGATGGGGATATATGCTAATAAGAAACACTTCATCTATGGGGATCCCAAGAAGCTCATCACTGAAGTTTGGGTGCAGGAAAGGTACCTCCTGTACCGCCAGGTGTCCAACAGCAATCCTCCATGCCGTGAGTTCCTGTGGGGTCCAAGAGCCTATGCCGAGACCAGCAAGATGAAAGTCCTTGAATTCTTGGCCACGGTCCATGATACCGTCCCCAGTGCCTTCCCATCCTGGTATGAAGAGGCTTTGCAAGATGAGGAAGAGCGAGCCCAAGCCAGATTTACAGCTCAGGTTCATACTGGTGCCCTGGCCACTGGGCCTTCCATGGCCAATTCTGGCAGCTTCTCCCACCTGTATTGA
- the LOC493964 gene encoding melanoma antigen MAGE isoform X1, giving the protein MPRGQKSKLRAREKRHQARIEAQRAQDAQATAAEEEQPSTSSFSPSGGSAQSQDEEKPSTSQAQPNTGRYHRTPLDDKAILLVQFLLRKYNMREPITQEDMIKHVIKKHKVHFREILRKASELMVLAFGIDLKEVDPTRHHYALISKLQRTNDDRLRGEEIMPQTGLLMTVLCVIFMKGNCATEKDMWEVLNVMGIYANKKHFIYGDPKKLITEVWVQERYLLYRQVSNSNPPCREFLWGPRAYAETSKMKVLEFLATVHDTVPSAFPSWYEEALQDEEERAQARFTAQVHTGALATGPSMANSGSFSHLY; this is encoded by the coding sequence ATGCCTCGGGGGCAAAAGAGTAAGCTTCGTGCCCGTGAGAAACGCCATCAGGCCCGGATCGAGGCTCAGCGTGCCCAGGATGCTCAGGCCACTGCAGCAGAGGAAGAACAGccctccacttcctccttttctccttctggtgGTAGTGCCCAGAGCCAAGATGAGGAAAAACCAAGCACCTCTCAGGCACAACCCAACACTGGTCGTTACCATAGAACCCCTCTAGATGACAAGGCAATTCTATTGGTGCAATTCCTGCTGCGCAAGTATAACATGAGGGAGCCCATAACACAGGAAGACATGATTAAGCATGTCATCAAAAAGCACAAGGTGCATTTCCGTGAGATTCTCAGGAAAGCCTCTGAGCTAATGGTGCTGGCCTTTGGCATTGATCTGAAGGAAGTCGACCCTACCAGGCACCACTATGCCCTTATCAGCAAATTGCAGCGCACCAATGATGACAGGCTGAGGGGTGAAGAAATCATGCCCCAGACCGGCCTCTTGATGACCGTCCTCTGTGTGATCTTCATGAAGGGCAACTGTGCCACTGAAAAGGATATGTGGGAAGTGCTTAATGTGATGGGGATATATGCTAATAAGAAACACTTCATCTATGGGGATCCCAAGAAGCTCATCACTGAAGTTTGGGTGCAGGAAAGGTACCTCCTGTACCGCCAGGTGTCCAACAGCAATCCTCCATGCCGTGAGTTCCTGTGGGGTCCAAGAGCCTATGCCGAGACCAGCAAGATGAAAGTCCTTGAATTCTTGGCCACGGTCCATGATACCGTCCCCAGTGCCTTCCCATCCTGGTATGAAGAGGCTTTGCAAGATGAGGAAGAGCGAGCCCAAGCCAGATTTACAGCTCAGGTTCATACTGGTGCCCTGGCCACTGGGCCTTCCATGGCCAATTCTGGCAGCTTCTCCCACCTGTATTGA